The following proteins are encoded in a genomic region of Halodesulfovibrio sp.:
- a CDS encoding histidinol-phosphatase, with translation MISIDTHIHTKYSHGKATPQEMYNAALEKGLKVFGFSEHSARPSGMDYPREYREHLAAHWDIYIEQVTALKNNNDGVTVLLGIEMDWMEGNEEFIRAELAKNSYDYVLCGIHFLENWGFDYTKADWESLKDDELTAIYEKYFNTMVTMARTGIFNTIAHPDIIKIFSCSYFSQWIATKEAQQLVTEALTAVRDAGMSMEISSAGIRKLCQEIYPCETVMGIASKLELPITFGSDAHSTMSVAYSFDKLEEYARRFGYSESVYFKNGKMHSRPF, from the coding sequence ATGATCTCCATCGATACCCATATTCACACAAAATATTCCCACGGCAAAGCGACACCTCAAGAAATGTATAATGCTGCCCTTGAAAAAGGCTTGAAGGTGTTCGGCTTTTCGGAACATTCAGCACGTCCGTCCGGTATGGATTACCCCCGTGAATATCGGGAGCATCTGGCAGCACATTGGGACATCTATATCGAACAGGTAACCGCCTTAAAAAATAATAATGACGGCGTTACTGTTCTACTAGGTATTGAGATGGACTGGATGGAGGGGAATGAAGAGTTCATACGTGCAGAGCTTGCGAAAAATTCTTATGACTATGTGCTCTGTGGCATCCATTTTTTAGAAAACTGGGGCTTCGACTACACAAAAGCTGATTGGGAATCCCTTAAAGACGACGAACTGACAGCCATCTACGAAAAATACTTCAACACAATGGTCACCATGGCGCGAACGGGCATTTTTAACACCATCGCACACCCTGATATCATTAAAATCTTTTCTTGCAGCTACTTTTCACAATGGATTGCAACAAAGGAAGCGCAACAGCTGGTGACAGAAGCATTGACTGCGGTACGTGATGCTGGAATGTCTATGGAAATTTCTTCTGCCGGAATCCGTAAACTCTGTCAGGAAATTTACCCATGTGAAACCGTGATGGGAATCGCGAGCAAGCTTGAGCTGCCTATCACCTTCGGTTCCGACGCCCATTCCACTATGTCCGTTGCCTATAGCTTTGACAAACTGGAAGAATACGCGCGACGTTTTGGATACTCCGAAAGTGTTTATTTTAAGAATGGCAAAATGCATTCTCGACCATTTTAA
- a CDS encoding phosphoribosylanthranilate isomerase, whose amino-acid sequence MLHKNSTFNGFIQIAGVHDVQEAQMLADCGVHSVGLPLRLPVNKEDLTEGEARDLIKQIRAQILPVCITYLDKADAIIQFCKELDVTHVQLHGEIATSELQKLAELAPQLFVIKSLVVKSDGSNKDALLHTVDETALYVDAYITDTHNPATGADGATGLTHDWNISALLVQHSPHPVILAGGLTANNVAEAILNVKPAGVDAHTGVEDSSGRKSRPLVHSFVKEAAKAFVKLRD is encoded by the coding sequence ATGCTACATAAAAATTCTACGTTCAATGGTTTCATACAGATTGCTGGTGTGCATGACGTGCAAGAAGCACAGATGCTTGCAGACTGCGGCGTGCATAGCGTCGGACTACCGTTGCGGCTGCCAGTTAATAAAGAAGACCTGACAGAAGGTGAAGCGCGTGACCTGATTAAACAGATTCGTGCCCAGATTCTTCCTGTCTGCATCACATATTTAGACAAAGCAGATGCTATCATTCAATTCTGTAAAGAACTTGATGTTACCCATGTTCAATTACATGGAGAGATTGCAACATCTGAATTGCAAAAACTTGCAGAGCTTGCTCCGCAACTCTTCGTTATTAAATCACTTGTAGTAAAGAGTGATGGAAGCAACAAGGATGCCCTACTCCACACAGTGGATGAAACTGCACTCTATGTTGATGCGTACATTACGGACACCCACAATCCCGCAACCGGAGCAGACGGTGCTACAGGGTTAACGCATGACTGGAACATTTCTGCCCTGCTAGTACAGCACTCACCACATCCTGTCATTCTTGCTGGTGGGCTTACTGCAAATAATGTTGCTGAAGCCATTCTCAACGTAAAGCCAGCAGGCGTAGACGCCCATACAGGCGTTGAAGACTCCTCTGGTAGAAAAAGCCGCCCACTGGTACACTCCTTTGTAAAAGAAGCAGCAAAAGCCTTCGTAAAACTGCGCGATTAA
- a CDS encoding 4Fe-4S binding protein, which produces MSQQIITPHILRRVIQCFFLFFCLFIGFRLFQHFMWATGQSSVFVAKPPSVEAFLPISALMAAKQFILRHKWDMVHPAGLTLFFAFIWMSLLFRKSFCGYICPVGFASNLVEQLGRKFGLQKELPVKVERILAAPKYILLAGFAYFILIKMSARQIESFLTLPYNYVADSKMLAFFISPSATTLIILASITVSSLFIRNFWCRFLCPYGALLGLCSTFSPTAIKRNPEACISCGKCRKICPSAIHVDERELVHSPDCIGCTECVGVCPVPDCLTTSFFNKKTPVAIIAVGCICVLLLFYGIAVFTGHWYSDAPPHIIQKFHMMIFNK; this is translated from the coding sequence ATGTCTCAACAGATTATAACGCCCCATATTCTCCGGCGCGTTATCCAATGTTTTTTTCTTTTTTTCTGTCTTTTTATCGGGTTCCGTTTGTTTCAACACTTCATGTGGGCGACCGGACAATCTTCTGTTTTCGTAGCAAAACCTCCTTCAGTTGAAGCGTTTTTACCTATCAGCGCCCTCATGGCAGCCAAGCAATTTATTCTTCGGCACAAATGGGATATGGTGCACCCCGCAGGATTAACCCTCTTTTTTGCTTTTATCTGGATGTCCTTACTCTTCCGCAAAAGCTTCTGTGGCTACATCTGTCCTGTAGGTTTTGCATCCAACCTTGTTGAGCAATTGGGGCGCAAATTTGGCTTACAAAAAGAGTTACCTGTCAAAGTAGAACGGATTCTCGCTGCACCAAAATACATTTTACTTGCAGGATTTGCCTACTTTATTCTTATCAAAATGAGTGCTCGTCAAATTGAAAGCTTTTTGACACTTCCATACAACTACGTTGCTGACTCTAAAATGCTCGCTTTTTTTATTTCGCCATCAGCAACCACGCTCATTATCTTGGCAAGTATTACGGTGAGTTCACTGTTTATACGTAACTTCTGGTGTCGTTTCTTGTGTCCTTATGGCGCACTGTTAGGATTATGTTCAACCTTCAGCCCAACCGCGATTAAACGTAACCCGGAAGCATGTATTTCGTGCGGCAAATGTAGAAAAATATGTCCATCTGCTATTCATGTTGATGAACGGGAACTTGTTCATTCCCCAGACTGTATAGGCTGCACAGAATGCGTGGGGGTATGTCCTGTACCTGATTGCCTCACCACCAGTTTTTTCAATAAAAAAACACCAGTCGCAATTATTGCTGTGGGGTGCATCTGTGTGTTGCTACTCTTCTATGGCATAGCCGTATTCACTGGACACTGGTACTCCGATGCTCCACCACATATCATTCAAAAATTCCATATGATGATTTTCAACAAATAG
- a CDS encoding late competence development ComFB family protein, with protein sequence MPNNKYLLDDVDFYEIRNRNESRVIKIMKKVMETPPYYKPSKKDLFDIYALSLNALPARYAQQGTIVLRDPVRDAEIEDAVRKAFAIVVENPKV encoded by the coding sequence ATGCCAAATAACAAATATCTTTTGGATGACGTAGATTTTTATGAAATTCGTAACAGAAATGAAAGCCGTGTAATCAAAATTATGAAGAAGGTTATGGAGACCCCTCCATACTACAAGCCTTCTAAAAAAGATCTTTTTGATATCTATGCCCTGTCATTAAATGCGTTACCAGCACGGTACGCACAACAGGGAACAATAGTGCTGCGCGACCCTGTTCGGGATGCGGAAATTGAAGATGCCGTCCGTAAGGCATTTGCCATTGTGGTAGAAAATCCAAAAGTGTAG
- the pstA gene encoding phosphate ABC transporter permease PstA, with amino-acid sequence MQHMPETSEANNLRHIMQTIMFTLFKVSVAINALALAVICGFVLYFGAPAISLEFLLESPREAMTQGGIFPCILGTIALSYGSMLIALPWGVATAIYLHEYAKPGKVVHIIRLAINNLAGVPSVVFGLFGLSLFVTMLGMGVSLLAGMLTLAALVLPLIIGASEEALRSVSPTYREASLGLGATKWQTIYRIVLPSAAPGILTGAILSVGRAAGETAAIMFTAAMFFSPLLPQSIFDSVMALPYHIYVLATAGTNIEQTRHLQYGTALVLIALVLSMNFFAIMLRSRMQRKLS; translated from the coding sequence ATGCAGCATATGCCCGAAACGTCCGAAGCCAACAATCTACGTCACATTATGCAAACGATTATGTTCACACTTTTTAAAGTAAGTGTGGCGATCAATGCTCTTGCTCTTGCTGTTATCTGCGGTTTTGTCCTGTATTTCGGTGCCCCTGCTATTTCATTGGAATTTTTATTAGAAAGCCCACGCGAAGCAATGACCCAAGGCGGCATTTTCCCATGTATTCTTGGAACCATTGCGCTGTCCTATGGTTCCATGCTTATTGCACTCCCTTGGGGCGTTGCTACTGCGATCTACCTGCATGAATACGCTAAGCCCGGTAAGGTGGTACATATTATACGGCTTGCCATTAACAACCTTGCTGGTGTTCCTTCTGTTGTATTCGGTCTATTCGGTCTTTCGTTATTTGTGACAATGCTCGGCATGGGTGTTTCCTTGCTTGCCGGAATGCTTACGCTGGCTGCGCTTGTTCTTCCGCTTATTATCGGTGCTTCAGAAGAGGCATTGCGGAGCGTATCCCCAACGTATAGAGAAGCGTCTCTCGGGCTGGGTGCTACAAAATGGCAGACTATTTATCGTATTGTTCTTCCTTCCGCTGCGCCGGGCATTCTTACAGGAGCAATTCTTTCTGTCGGACGTGCTGCTGGCGAAACCGCAGCTATCATGTTTACCGCAGCAATGTTTTTCTCACCACTTTTGCCACAATCTATTTTCGACAGTGTAATGGCTTTGCCATACCATATTTATGTACTGGCAACAGCAGGGACTAACATTGAGCAAACAAGGCACTTGCAGTACGGCACTGCGCTTGTACTTATTGCATTAGTTCTCAGCATGAATTTCTTTGCCATTATGCTCCGTTCCCGTATGCAACGTAAGCTTTCATAA